A region from the Pempheris klunzingeri isolate RE-2024b chromosome 17, fPemKlu1.hap1, whole genome shotgun sequence genome encodes:
- the tecra gene encoding very-long-chain enoyl-CoA reductase → MDVLALEAKNVNGAESEKKSAPRPKPKTPKKAKRIVYFEVEIVDLKTKEKLLLLDKVEPTATILDIKALFHKSYPKWYPARQSLRLDPKAKCLRDEDVLQTLPVGTTASFYFSDLGPQLTWGTVFLAECVGPLIIYLMFYFRLPFIYSPKYDFTTSKHWVVHLACMCHSFHYIKRILETLFVHRISHGTMPLRNIFKNCGYYWCTAAWMAYYINHPLYTTPFYGQQQINTGLYIFLFCQVGNFSIHVALRNLKMPGSKAKKIPYPSKNPFTWIFWLVSCPNYTYELGSWIGFTVMTQCVPVAFFTLVAFIQMTVWAKGKHRSYLKEFRDYPTLRSSILPFIL, encoded by the exons ATGGATGTACTCGCCTTGGAGGCAAAGAATGTAAATGGAGCAGAATCTGAGAAGAAGTCTGCACCGAGGCCAAAACCCAAAACCCCTAAAAAGGCCAAAAGGATTGTTTACTTTGAGGTGGAGATCGTGGACTTAAAGACTAAGgagaaactgctgctgctggacaag GTGGAGCCAACCGCCACCATTTTGGATATTAAAGCTTTGTTTCATAAatcat ATCCAAAGTGGTATCCAGCCAGACAATCCCTGCGTCTGGATCCAA AGGCCAAGTGTCTCAGGGATGAGGACGTTCTGCAGACACTTCCTGTGGGAACCACAGCCAGCTTTTACTTCAGTGACCTTGGACCCCAGCTCACATGGGGAACT GTCTTCCTGGCAGAGTGTGTTGGCCCACTGATCATCTACCTAATGTTCTACTTCCGCCTTCCCTTCATCTACTCTCCGAAATATGACTTCACCACTAGCAAGCACTGGGTTGTACA CTTGGCCTGCATGTGTCACTCTTTCCACTACATCAAGAGGATTCTGGAGACACTGTTTGTGCATCGTATCTCCCATGGGACCATGCCTCTCAGAAACATATTCAAG AACTGTGGCTACTACTGGTGCACTGCAGCTTGGATGGCGTACTACATCAACCACCCTCTCTACACCACACCCT TTTACGGGCAGCAGCAGATAAATACAGGACTTTACATTTTCCTG TTCTGTCAAGTTGGGaatttttccatccatgtcgCTCTTCGTAACCTAAAAATGCCTG GTTCAAAAGCCAAGAAGATCCCTTACCCATCGAAGAATCCCTTCACATGGATTTTTTGGTTGGTCTCTTGTCCAAACTACACCTATGAG CTTGGCTCGTGGATCGGCTTCACAGTGATGACCCAGTGTGTGCCTGTGGCTTTCTTCACTCTCGTGGCCTTCATCCAGATGACTGTGTGGGCCAAAGGCAAACACCGCAGCTACTTAAAGGAGTTCAGAGATTATCCGACCCTGCGTTCCTCCATACTCCCCTTCATCCTGTAG
- the dnajb1a gene encoding dnaJ homolog subfamily B member 1a isoform X1 — protein MGKDYYKVLGIAKGASEDEIKKAYRKQALRYHPDKNKSAGAEDKFKEIAEAYDVLSDAKKKDIYDRFGEEGLKGSAGGGGGGGGGHCGQSYNYTFHGDPHAMFAEFFGGRSPFDHFFSQNGEDDMDINDPFAAFGMGRMGGMGGFHRPFKHHPGGPHRAQERKKDPPVVHELKVSLEEVFSGCTKKMKISRKRLNPDGCTIRNEDKILTVDIKRGWKEGTKITFPKEGDETPSNIPADVVFVVKDKPHPVFRREGSDIIYPAKISLRDALCGCTVNAPTLDGRTITVTSRDVVKPGMKKRITGEGLPLSKCPEKRGDMILDFLVKFPDKLGQNTRDALKQVLPL, from the exons ATGGGTAAAGATTACTACAAAGTGCTCGGAATAGCCAAAGGTGCCTCCGAAGATGAGATAAAGAAGGCGTACAGAAAACAGGCCCTGCGCTATCACCCCGACAAAAACAAGTCCGCCGGAGCAGAAGATAAATTCAAGGAGATCGCCGAAGCCTACGATGTCCTCAGCGATGCCAAGAAAAAGGACATTTATGACCGCTTTGGAGAAGAAG gATTAAAGGGTTCGGCTGGCGGTGGAGGCGGTGGTGGCGGAGGACACTGCGGTCAAAGCTACAACTACACCTTCCATGGAGACCCTCATGCAATGTTCGCCGAGTTCTTCGGCGGCCGCAGCCCCTTCGATCATTTCTTCTCACAAAACGGCGAGGATGACATGGACATCAACGACCCCTTTGCAGCGTTCGGCATGGGAAGAATGGGCGGCATGGGGGGGTTTCACCGGCCCTTTAAGCATCACCCGGGGGGCCCTCACAGGGcgcaggagaggaagaaggaccCGCCCGTGGTGCATGAGCTGAAGGTGAGCCTGGAGGAGGTCTTCTCAGGCTGCACCAAGAAGATGAAGATTTCCCGTAAGAGACTGAACCCGGACGGCTGCACGATACGCAACGAGGACAAGATTTTAACGGTCGACATCAAGCGTGGCTGGAAGGAGGGGACAAAAATCACCTTTCCCAAAGAGGGAGACGAAACTCCCTCCAACATTCCTGCAGACGTGGTGTTTGTGGTCAAAGATAAACCTCACCCGGTGTTCAGGAGAGAGGGCTCAGATATTATTTACCCTGCAAAGATATCACTCAGAGAC GCGCTGTGTGGATGCACCGTCAACGCCCCGACGCTGGACGGCCGGACCATCACTGTGACCTCCAGGGACGTCGTCAAACCTGGAATGAAGAAGCGGATCACAGGGGAGGGGCTCCCTCTATCCAAGTGCCCCGAGAAGAGGGGCGACATGATCTTGGACTTCTTGGTAAAATTCCCCGACAAACTGGGCCAGAACACACGAGATGCACTCAAGCAGGTCCTTCCGCTGTGA
- the dnajb1a gene encoding dnaJ homolog subfamily B member 1a isoform X2, giving the protein MSSAMPRKRTFMTALEKKVPELITPPHACAGLKGSAGGGGGGGGGHCGQSYNYTFHGDPHAMFAEFFGGRSPFDHFFSQNGEDDMDINDPFAAFGMGRMGGMGGFHRPFKHHPGGPHRAQERKKDPPVVHELKVSLEEVFSGCTKKMKISRKRLNPDGCTIRNEDKILTVDIKRGWKEGTKITFPKEGDETPSNIPADVVFVVKDKPHPVFRREGSDIIYPAKISLRDALCGCTVNAPTLDGRTITVTSRDVVKPGMKKRITGEGLPLSKCPEKRGDMILDFLVKFPDKLGQNTRDALKQVLPL; this is encoded by the exons ATGTCCTCAGCGATGCCAAGAAAAAGGACATTTATGACCGCTTTGGAGAAGAAGGTACCTGAACTCATCACCCCTCCACATGCATGTGCTG gATTAAAGGGTTCGGCTGGCGGTGGAGGCGGTGGTGGCGGAGGACACTGCGGTCAAAGCTACAACTACACCTTCCATGGAGACCCTCATGCAATGTTCGCCGAGTTCTTCGGCGGCCGCAGCCCCTTCGATCATTTCTTCTCACAAAACGGCGAGGATGACATGGACATCAACGACCCCTTTGCAGCGTTCGGCATGGGAAGAATGGGCGGCATGGGGGGGTTTCACCGGCCCTTTAAGCATCACCCGGGGGGCCCTCACAGGGcgcaggagaggaagaaggaccCGCCCGTGGTGCATGAGCTGAAGGTGAGCCTGGAGGAGGTCTTCTCAGGCTGCACCAAGAAGATGAAGATTTCCCGTAAGAGACTGAACCCGGACGGCTGCACGATACGCAACGAGGACAAGATTTTAACGGTCGACATCAAGCGTGGCTGGAAGGAGGGGACAAAAATCACCTTTCCCAAAGAGGGAGACGAAACTCCCTCCAACATTCCTGCAGACGTGGTGTTTGTGGTCAAAGATAAACCTCACCCGGTGTTCAGGAGAGAGGGCTCAGATATTATTTACCCTGCAAAGATATCACTCAGAGAC GCGCTGTGTGGATGCACCGTCAACGCCCCGACGCTGGACGGCCGGACCATCACTGTGACCTCCAGGGACGTCGTCAAACCTGGAATGAAGAAGCGGATCACAGGGGAGGGGCTCCCTCTATCCAAGTGCCCCGAGAAGAGGGGCGACATGATCTTGGACTTCTTGGTAAAATTCCCCGACAAACTGGGCCAGAACACACGAGATGCACTCAAGCAGGTCCTTCCGCTGTGA
- the gipc1 gene encoding PDZ domain-containing protein GIPC1 has protein sequence MPLGLGRRKKASPLVENEEAEPIRAGLNVPGMDGLDGGIVALAEGATSEGLPPPPSSMRPRLIFHTQLAHGSPTGRIEGFSNVRELYAKIGEAFGIPPSEVMFCTLNTHKVDMDKLLGGQIGLEDFIFAHIKGQRKEIEVYKGEDALGLTITDNGAGYAFIKRIREGSIIHQIQVINVGDMIESINGHRLIGCRHYEVAKMLKELPKGKEFTIKLVEPLKAFDMISQRSGGSRSASGVQLGTGRGTLRLRSKGPATVEELPSAFEEKAIEKVDDLLESYMGIRDSELAATMVELGKDKKNPDEFAEALDETLGDFAFPDEFVFDVWGAIGDAKVGRV, from the exons ATGCCTCTGGGTTTGGGAAGAAGGAAGAAGGCGTCCCCGTTAGTGGAAAACGAGGAAGCGGAGCCGATCCGTGCCGGTCTCAATGTGCCAGGAATGGATGGCCTAGATGGAGGCATTGTCGCGCTGGCAGAGGGAGCCACCTCTGAAGGGCTGCCTCCTCCACCCAGCAGCATGCGACCTCGCCTCATCTTCCACACTCAGCTCGCTCACGGCAGCCCCACAGGCCGCATTGAGGGCTTCAGTAATGTGCGGGAGCTCTATGCCAAGATTGGTGAGGCCTTTGGGATCCCTCCGTCTGAG GTTATGTTTTGCACACTGAACACTCACAAGGTGGACATGGATAAACTGTTGGGAGGTCAGATTGGACTAGAGGACTTTATTTTTGCCCACATTAAAGGCCAGCGAAAGGAAATAGAGGTGTACAAAGGAGAGGATGCACTCGGGCTGACAATCACTGATAATGGAGCCGGCTACGCTTTCATCAAG AGAATCCGCGAGGGGAGCATCATCCACCAGATCCAAGTCATCAACGTGGGCGATATGATCGAGTCGATCAATGGCCACCGCCTGATTGGGTGTCGACACTATGAGGTCGCCAAGATGCTGAAGGAGCTGCCCAAAGGGAAGGAGTTCACCATCAAGCTGGTGGAGCCTCTCAAGGCCTTTG ATATGATCAGCCAGCGGTCTGGAGGATCCAGGTCAGCGTCAGGCGTCCAGCTGGGGACGGGCAGAGGAACTCTGCGGCTGCGCTCTAAAGGCCCCGCCACAGTGGAGGAACTG CCTTCTGCATTTGAGGAAAAGGCCATCGAGAAGGTGGACGACCTGCTTGAGAGCTACATGGGCATCAGAGACAGCGAGCTGG CGGCCAccatggtggagctggggaagGACAAAAAGAACCCGGATGAGTTTGCCGAGGCTTTAGATGAAACCCTGGGAGACTTTGCCTTCCCAGACGAATTTGTTTTCGATGTCTGGGGCGCCATCGGCGACGCTAAGGTCGGGCGGGTGTAA
- the LOC139217137 gene encoding E3 ubiquitin-protein ligase TRIM39-like produces the protein MALRPRASSQPGKLSFLQSPKVASALRPRAMSSRSGSMLEEELSCPVCCEIFKEPVVLKCSHSFCRACLQQFWNKKKARRECPICRRKCSLTEPTVSLALKNVADTFLREQERKAGTAGPWAGGAGEPVGMVEVTCITHGEVLKLFCLDDFEVLCCVCHTSKKHQGHRVCPLEEGAQDLKAEMKKELIPLKKTLRCLYEAKQGCDDTTVHIKAQSQATEKQIKEEFEQLREFLQKEEKTRLAALQQEEEEKKELVKKKSESITSGILTFSHAVIAIENEIASSDALFLKNYTNTKKRAQIQQKDPEKVSGALIDVAKHVSSLKYHVWEKMAELVQYTPITLDPNTAYSWLSLSPGLTCVANSGSLQQLPDNPERFGHFVFVLGSEGFTSGRHAWEVEVGEKTDWMLGVVKESIDRKGRISGCPEGGFWMISHYEGEYSAMTRPSTTLHLEGELTRVRVQLDYDSGEVAFSNPVSMMHIYTFTDFFTEKMYPFFCPGANINGNNPNPLKICPVKVAVWNSASW, from the exons ATGGCGCTGCGTCCCCGTGCTTCCTCTCAGCCTGGAAAACTTTCCTTCCTCCAGAGTCCAAAGGTAGCTTCAGCCCTTCGGCCGCGGGCAATGTCCTCGCGGTCAGGCTCCATGCTGGAAGAGGAGTTATCTTGTCCCGTCTGCTGTGAGATCTTCAAGGAGCCTGTGGTGCTCAAGTGCAGCCACAGCTTCTGCCGAGCCTGTCTGCAGCAGTTCTGGAACAAGAAGAAAGCCAGGCGCGAGTGTCCCATCTGCCGGAGGAAGTGCTCCCTGACGGAGCCCACAGTCAGCCTGGCGCTGAAGAACGTGGCCGACACCTTCCTGAGGGAGCAGGAGCGCAAGGCGGGCACAGCTGGACCATGGGCAGGCGGAGCAGGGGAGCCAGTGGGGATGGTGGAGGTGACGTGCATCACTCACGGGGAAGTTCTCAAGCTCTTCTGTCTGGATGACTTCGAagtcctctgctgtgtgtgtcacacctCCAAGAAGCACCAAGGGCACCGAGTGTGTCCCTTGGAAGAGGGAGCTCAGGACCTCAAG gcagagatgaagaaagagCTCATTCCTCTGAAGAAAACCCTGCGCTGCCTGTATGAAGCCAAGCAGGGGTGTGATGACACAACGGTCCACATCAAG GCCCAGAGTCAGGCCACAGAAAAGCAGATAAAAGAGGAGTTTGAGCAGCTGCGGGAGTTTCTGCAGAAGGAAGAGAAGACTCGTCTGGCTgccctgcagcaggaggaggaggagaagaaagaactGGTGAAGAAGAAGTCAGAGAGCATCACCAGTGGTATCCTCACCTTCTCTCACGCTGTCATTGCTATCGAGAATGAGATTGCCTCCAGTGATGCTCTCTTCCTCAAG AATTACaccaacacaaagaaaag AGCACAAATCCAACAGAAGGATCCAGAAAAAGTGTCAGGTGCTCTTATAGATGTGGCCAAGCATGTCAGTTCCCTCAAGTACCATGTGTGGGAGAAGATGGCGGAGCTGGTTCAGTACA CACCGATCACCCTGGACCCCAACACTGCCTACTCCTGGCTGTCCCTCTCCCCAGGCCTGACCTGTGTCGCCAACAGTGGATCCCTCCAGCAGCTCCCTGACAATCCTGAACGTTTTGGCCACTTTGTGTTCGTGCTGGGCTCAGAAGGCTTCACTTCGGGCCGCCATGCCTGGGAGGTGGAGGTAGGGGAGAAGACGGACTGGATGCTCGGGGTGGTTAAGGAGTCCATTGACAGGAAAGGCCGCATCTCAGGCTGTCCCGAGGGTGGCTTTTGGATGATCTCGCACTACGAGGGTGAGTACTCTGCCATGACGAGGCCCAGCACCACGCTGCATCTTGAGGGAGAGCTGACACGAGTCAGGGTGCAGCTGGACTACGACTCCGGAGAGGTGGCCTTCTCCAACCCTGTCAGCATGATGCACATCTACACCTTCACCGACTTCTTCACTGAGAAGATGTACCCCTTCTTCTGCCCTGGGGCCAACATCAACGGGAATAATCCCAACCCACTAAAGATCTGCCCCGTCAAGGTGGCCGTGTGGAACAGTGCCTCATGGTGA
- the LOC139216393 gene encoding C-signal-like: MAVQPVNVLITGANRGLGLEMVKQMLEGPCSVRKLFACCRDPDGARAESLQTLAKKHPGVVYVLRLDANDLCSIKQCAQQVASLVGKGGLNLLINNAGILVRATLQDTTPEDMQNTFTTNVVGPMNIIKEFLPLLRAAVKASTLKGMSCCKAAVVNISTLLSSMEVMQQTYSFFPAVPYRVSKAGLNMLTLCAAEELKREEILFSMLHPGWVRTDMGGDDGEIDSPESVKGMLSIMASLTEKQNGAFLDYTGKTVPW; the protein is encoded by the exons ATGGCAGTGCAACCAGTCAACGTGCTTATCACAGGGGCAAACAGAGGCCTGGGCCTGGAGATGGTTAAGCAGATGCTGGAGGGCCCCTGTTCAGTGAGAAAGCTGTTCGCCTGCTGCAGGGATCCAGATGGAGCCAGGGCGGAG AGCTTGCAAACACTGGCAAAGAAGCATCCTGGCGTCGTCTACGTCCTCCGCCTGG acgCCAACGACCTTTGCAGCATAAAACAATGTGCACAGCAGGTGGCGTCTCTGGTGGGGAAGGGGGGTCTCAACCTGCTGATTAACAACGCAGGGATCCTGGTCAGAGCCACCCTGCAGGACACCACTCCTGAGGACATGCAGAATACCTTCACCACTAATGTCGTGGGCCCTATGAACATCATTAAA GAGTTCCTGCCCCTCCTTCGTGCAGCAGTGAAGGCCAGTACGCTGAAAGGGATGTCCTGCTGCAAAGCGGCTGTTGTCAACATCTCCACACTTTTGTCCTCAATGGAAGTTATGCAACAGACATATTCCTTCTTCCCTGCCGTCCCCTACCGCGTCAGCAAG GCAGGGCTGAACATGCTGACCctgtgtgctgcagaggagctgaagagggaGGAGATCCTGTTTTCCATGCTGCACCCTGGCTGGGTGCGCACTGACATGGGTGGAGATGAC GGGGAGATTGATTCTCCGGAGAGTGTGAAGGGGATGCTGAGCATCATGGCTTCCCTGACCGAGAAGCAGAACGGAGCCTTCCTGGATTACACTGGCAAGACCGTCCCATGGTAG